From the genome of Xiphophorus couchianus chromosome 15, X_couchianus-1.0, whole genome shotgun sequence:
tgctttgcaaaaatgcaaCATCTCCGCATCTACTTTTTGAAATGAAACGTAGTATATTATGTATATTACTTTGTATATTATGTGTTTATTCAAAATAATCTGATATAAGCTTCTcaaaatttaacataatttgCACTTTTCCACCAAATAAATCTTAGACCATaagaaacaaaggaaacatttgGTCAAAAGTtgggatgaaaaatgtttacagacaTTACTGCTgattattatacattttaaaaagacatgcGTACATTATGTGAAGAAAGATTTATTATTACAagtagcagctgctgaaagcaGTGGATTCAGTTTCCTTCACTTGTTCACAATCCattaaaaagcaaatcaaaCTTGATGAGAACAaattctgtacaaaaaaaataatattgattTGTTTGACTTTGCATTGGATTAAGTGTTGGATCCACGAGAAGACATGTGGTAGCCACCTGTAGGACctgcaacaaaaatatgttttatttagtttgaggtgtgaatttttaaaaacagttttctggTGAAAACCTGAAGCCTTTGTGTTCAGCTCATGTGTTAATACTTTTCCTGCTGGTGAGGCAGCTTGTCTTTTAGGGTTCATCTTTACCAGATttacacacaaaacattttattttaggagCACAAGACAAAGTACATGAGGTGAACATATTCTACAGCATATCGCCCAGAGTTATCGTGAGGCTTTTCATAATCTCTTTGTCTGGCTCTGAGAGATCTTGAAACAAACTAACCCTGGTCttcataaaactgttttttttttccctataaAAAACCTATGaaattaaatacacaaagatTTACAATGTTTGCTGGATAGGTGACTTCAGAAGGCAGCTGGTCTGGATAGATTTAGTTTCtaacaatttcaaaatttttatttgtaaatttatgtaatttaaatatatattttgtgtgtttgtattatatataaatatatatatataatttttttttaaattcaataaaatatactgaaatgtGCTGTTATAACCTTGTGATGAATAGAAAAATGTTATAGTGAACATTTGTGAGTATGTtgcatatgtttttaaatgcttcacTGTATGTGAATAGACTCATACAGCGGCTTGCAATAATACAAGTAAATTTGAATTACTGTATTTATTCagacaaattttaaattaacttaacAGTTTTCAAGTTATTCTCAATAAAGCTCaataaacctgaaataaaacgTTGTGAAATAATGATCTGGAATGTGTGAACATGTGACACCATATTTGAAATTGTGACAAAGAGAATAAACTACAAAGActtggacaaaaaaacaactaagaaatgattttaatgtctttttaacTCATTTACTGGAAGATAAGCTAAGTCTATATACATCGTGGAActtgttgattttaaaatgtaagtactatgaccaaaataaaactttaaagaagtacatcatgaaaaacaaaaatgacatacgTCTTGGTTTTTTCAGCTTGTTAAAGAAGCTGTAAAGAGTTCCAGCGCTGGTGCTCTGAAACAAGAATAACAGTAAATGTCAGAAGCTTGAACCGTGGCTATTCAATGAGATGAATGAATTAAGAAAACCTCTTACTGTTGTCTTGCTATGCGAGGAAGATCCCTGAGATTTGGTCATCGCTGATCGCACCTAAAAAGTTATTTCCGTTGGTTAGTATGCTACTGAAAACCTGACAAATTATGTAGGAAAAAGAAATCTCTGTAATACAAACCCTTTGACTGATTCCAAagttataacataaaaaatgagaTGTTTGCTATGCACTTTCTGTGCTTCAAATCCCCCTTTTTACTGTATTGTCAACAAAATCCTGACAGATCAGACAAACTCACCGTTTTGTCCAACAGTGTTCCAAACACCAGAATGAAGAAACCCTTCAgagaaacatcaaataaaatccttttcatttttttcacattaagaGGCAGGATAAAAGTATGAAAAGTTATTATGTACATGAAATATTACCTGGACTGAGTTGAACAATGCAAACGTAATTTGCATCCCTCTGTTTTTTGGGCTGAGCATGACTCCGACTCCCAAACCCCAAGTCAGTCCGAACAACGGCGTGAGCACAGCCAAACTCCTGGCAATCACGTACAGAACGTTCTTCCCTTCTGCTTGGGATGCATTTGCTCCACCTCTTCTGCTCAGTATTTTGTACAACACCACAACCAGGATGATTAAGTTTATCACTACTATCATGAGAGCAGGGACCACGAAGGCCAGCAGAGCTTTAGACTGGTTCCAGTTGAGCCAACAGACGACGTTTTCCCGGATGTACTCATTCGAGGGAGCAGTTGAAGCAATGGTTATTGTTGCAATGATCAGCGGAGCTCCATATCCCAAAGAGAATCCGATGATCAGCATGGTTAGTTTAGACAGCCCTCCCTCAAAGACACTGAGGGTCCGGTAGAGCAGCAGCAGGGCCGAGGCTAACATCCAGAAGAACAGGGCCAGGTAGAAAAAATGGATGAAGAAGGTAGCGGCTGTGCAGGCCGGCGcactttttgtgtttgaaacgGCCGCTCCAATAATGAACCAAATGTCTGCAATCAGGAGAGACACTGCGATGTTGACGATGGAGACGTGACGCAAGTACGACGTTGAATGTCTTCTTATTTTTCTCCATGCGATGCCTTCAATGATGAGACATACAATCAGGGAGCCCATGGATATGCCAAGTCCAATGTAGGTTATAAAGTCCAACACAATATCCTGTGGGCTGTCAGGCGACATCAGAATGGAGAAGGAGGTGGTGTGGTTGCAGTTGCACCTGACTGTTCCGTTTTCGTTCAGTACAAAGGCGCAGCCTTCATCACTCCATCCTCCAAGACTGTCAAACAGATCGAAATCCCAGAAAACACACTTAGGCTTTCCCAGGGTCTCATTCAGAACATCAAATGCTATCGATATGTTGTTAATGTCTGATTCTGGATGAATAAGCACCACCCTTCCATTGATGACGCTGGACGACGTGTTCACGCTTTCCCTTGCAGGAAGCACGTTGTCCATGGAAGCAAATAACATTACTGCGATTGACTGCCTGCTTCCCTCAGCTTCTGGTATGTTTATTTCCACGGAGGAATTAAAGTCATCCTTGAAATtgtttgtgaaattaactttgGTGAAAAGAATATACTGTGTATTTATGCTCAAAGGTTCGTTGACGACGTGGGCTGCTATCCCTTCAAAGGCGCTCAAAAATGAAGAGCtggcatttttgttttctgagctttcacttttgttgttattgttcaGTTCATCCCATGAGCCTTTTGCAGCGTCACTGGTAAGAATGCCTGCACTTTCCAGGAGATTCTGgattaaaaaacaggaaaagagcaaatataataaataattgttttaaaatctaacatCTGGATaagttgtactttttttctgCCGTCCCTGCATCTCCCTTTTCAATGCTGGCCTAGGCAACTGCCTATACAGTCCTGCACAACAACCACCTCCGCACACAAATCCGCACTGCCTACCTTTGTAGACTGTTCAgatattgtgatttttaaagaattggCCCTCCTGCCAATATTTGCAAAGATTTTCACCATGGCGCTGATGGTGGCTGGAGAATCAGTTATGGTCTTAGAGTTGTTCTTAGTTGCACCCTTGAGGTCTTCCAAGAATGCTGGCAGAGTAACCACATCCAATGCCTGCCAAGGTTCACAAACAAAGTTTATTACTTCAAGTTATAGAAATACTTAAATCCAAATCAGTTAGAGCATAAAATGCATAAGTTGTATCACTACAGTATATCTATCCAAATTATGGCCTCATGAATGCATCATGAAGTGTTGTGTGTTTAGATGATCTTTTTCTAAATGTGGGCTTTTGATCAATTTGGTCTTGGATTTAAGAGTCTAATGTGATAGTTCAGGTTTTCTCAGCTTTAGAATCTATACAGTAAGGACAGGACACAGTATGATTGGAATAAATGTTATTAGAATTACATAAAATggtaattttattgttaaaaaacatCTATTCTCATATTTCTTGTCAGTCATTGTCATGTATTATGCTTCCCATTTCCCAGATTTTTTTCGTTTTGAGGACCTAACATTTCAGTACggtaaataaaatgtcttaggAAGAAGAGTATAGACATAAGATGAACCAGATTACCTCCGACTCACTGAGCAGATTCTGTACGACTTCTAGAACACAGTTGTTTTGGATATCTCCATATGTGCCATCCGCCTTacaaactgctgttatggttcccATCTTGCCTTTTTCACAGGATGCAACAGCCTGAAAACCTACCGATCCGGCACTGAATACACCGTCAGCTTTacaaacaactaaacaaaaagataaaatgactTAGCtgatttttaacatattttctaatCACTATCCAGGTCACTGTACAGCCCCAAAATGTGCGCAACCCTGGCAGATTTACAAGTAAAACCTTTCGTTACTTTTACCAACCTCTTCCAATtgaaataatattattgttttggaGAGGCCCACTCAGAGTGCCAGCcaattaaaacatgcaaaaagttgTTCGGAGATTTTGAGTATGATTTGACTGCTGGAATGCCAAAACAGGAATTTGTACAGACTATTAAGATTATATTTTGACAGACAATTTCCTAAATACAATgcatataaaaactgaaaaggtacatattgtaaaaaaataaataaataaataaatgttacccTTCTATATCATCCCAATATATTTTTGGAGAGACCTGTGTCACTTGTAATCACAAACAAACCTATTAGTTGAAtagttttaaatctaaatcaacCAgggttttgaataattttgggaGCAGTTGTAAACGTGACCTGATTGGtcttttatttagcttttcagAGTTCTGTTGTCTGGATCAATGCCCACCAGCTTTGATTAATTCCAgagttattattttataatcctGTGGGTTAGTTGTCACTTGGCAGGTTATCGTCTCTTCCCGTTCGGTACATCCATCAGGGGCTTTGTAAACATAGTTGATTTCCAAACCAGGAGCTAAACAACAGAATCATAACACTTTGCTTAGAGTATAGTTCGTAATAAATACTTACAGACTGAAACTTTTACATGCCACAGGGTATTATTATAAAGCATGAAAATATATGCTTGTTGAATATTTACTTGGAAGATCCAGGTCTTTAAATTGAACCTGGTAGCCAGTGTTAACAGAACACGACACAGACACAGAATCACCACATTGCACCGTTCCTCTGACTGGGTTCACGGTAATCTGTGGTGCTGCTTTGGACGTTAAGGTGAGGCTCTGTGTGAAAGTGGCACCGTCGTTCCGCTTCATTTTACACACATATGTTCCtaaaagacaaaaccaaaaccatcaTTATCGCTGTAATCTCCTAAAGACGGATGTTAATTACACGTAACCATCCAAGCTGCTATGTTTCAACACTAAGAAGTGGATTCCTACCATCATGAATTTTCAAAAACCTTGGGATTGTGTATATTGACGTTCTGTCTTGGTTGGGTGTAACTGTGTCCAGGAGAGTTCCAGAACGTGTCCACTCCACCGTCAGGTCTGAACCCAGATTAGTCGGAGGAGGTCCACATGTCAGGGTGACTGAAACCCCAGCAATTATTGTCCCGGGATCAACTGATGTAGTTAATTGTTTAACACCTGTGTGACACAAAGATGgggaaaaagcacaaaaaagctaaacattttcCCCACCATACTATCTATAAATTTGAAGATGGCTGAAACATGGTCCAAATTTGTTGACAGTCACTTACTGACAAAGTCCACAGGATACTTTGCTGCCAGTTGATTTAACACTTTATCTTTTGCTAAATCAAATAGTTTTTCATCCCCAGAAGAACTAATGAGAGTGTAGTCAGCGATGGTACTTCCACTCCTGGAATACAAAATTATATCTGAATTCAAATTCAGCCACAAAGTGAAGTGAGGTTTCACACTCttagtagttcattatttctaaACCTGATTCTAACAGACAATAACAGCTTACATGCTTATATAAGCAGCTACATATAGCTGTTTATATACTTACTGTATAACTGTATAGTGATTGTCTGGCCCTCTGACCACAAACCAGCAGGCAAGGTTGGTAAAATGTCTTGCCCAAGGAAACGACTAGACAGACGGGGCAGGGAttcaaaccagcaacccactgattataaaataaactcCTACCAATGTTGACACTGTTGCCCCAAAATACCTTACTATAAACTTTCAATCCTAATGATCTATGTGAACCAGCACATTAACTTTACATAGTAAATGGTCTATACTAACTATACTTACAGTATATagtgctttatcaagtccaaaagACCCCAGAGTTCTAAATATTACATTCagccattcacacacacattcacactttaATGCCATGTAgttctgaaaaatatatttctgaagTAGCGTATGATAAACTATAAAATGTGACTCACCGAAAGGTTAGACTCTTCACAGTACAATCTTTTGACACAAGCTCCTGACATTTCGTTTTAGTCTGTTTGGGACATTAACATGTTCAAGCAAAGCAAATATTATAGTTTGTATCATAAGTTCATCCATGTTGttacaaaactgaaacataaaaattaaatatgacttaCAGCATCATAAATATCTTTATAAACAGaactgttttcattattatacAACGCTTTGAAATCCATGTTAAGAGTAAATGTCCCATTTATAACAGAAGCTACAGTTGTTGTGGCTACTGTTGGGATGATTTTTGTTGTCACTGTGGTCATCTTTGATGTTGTATTTGTTACTGTGGTCATTTCTGGTGTTGTTGCAAATATCATTGTTATATTTGTCAATGTTGCATCTGTCACTGTTGTTATTTTTGGGGGAGGTGTTGCATTTGTCACTGttatttctggtgttgttgCCTTAGCCACTGTAATTTCTGGTGTTGTTGCATTAGTCActgttatttctgttgttgtgtttgtcaCGGTTGTTATTTCTGGTGTTGCATTTGTTACTGTTGCTATTTCTGGTGTTGTTGCATTAGTCACTGTTATTTCCGGTGTTGTTGCGTTTGTCATGGTTGTTATTTCTGATGTTGCATTTGTCACTTTTGttatttctggtgttgttgCATTAGTCATTGTTATTTCTGGTGTTATTACGTTTGTCactgttgttatttttggtgTTGTCGCATTAGTAACTGTTATTTCTGGCGCTGTTGCGTTTGTCACTGTTGttatttctggtgttgttgCATTAGTCATAGTTATTTCTGGTGTTGTTAGGTTTGTCactgttgttatttttggtgTTGTCGCATTAGTAACTGTTATTTCTGGCGCTGTTGCGTTCGTCACAGTTGttatttctggtgttgttgCGTTTGTTAAGGTTGTTATGTCTGGTGTTACGTTTGTCACTGTTATTTCTGATGTTGTTGCATTTGTCACTGTTGttatttctggtgttgttgGATTTGTCACAGTTGTCATTTCTGGTGTTGTTGCGTTTGTCATGGTTAttatttctggtgttgttgtgtttgtcatggttgttatttctggtgttgttgCGTTTTTCACTGTTGttatttctggtgttgttgCATTAGTAACTGttatttctggtgttgttgCGTTTGTTGCAGTTGttatttctggtgttgttgCATTAGTAACTGttatttctggtgttgttgCGTTTGTTGCAGTTGttatttctggtgttgttgCATTAGTCACTGttatttctggtgttgttgCATTAGTCattgttatttctgttgtgtttgtcaCGGTTGttatttctggtgttgttgcatttgtcactgttgttatttctgttgttgtgtttgtcacggttgttatttctggtgttgttgCATTTGTCACTTTTGCTATTTCTGGTGTTGTTGCATTAGTAACTGttatttctggtgttgttgCGTTTGTCATGGTTGTTATTTCTGATGTTGTTGCATTTGTCACTTTTGttatttctggtgttgttgCATTAGTCAGTGGTATTTCTGGTGTTGTTACACTAGTAACTGTTATTTCTGGCATTGTTGTGTTTGTCACTGTTTTTTCTGGTGTTGTTGCATTAGTCATTGTTATTTCTGGTGTTATGTTTGTTACGGTTGttatttctggtgttgttgCATTAGTCAGTCGTATTTCTGGTGTTGTTACACTAGTAACTGTAATTTCTGGTGTTGTTACGTTTGTCACAGTTGttatttctggtgttgttgCATTTGTCACTGTTGTTATTTCTGGCGCTGTTGCGTTTGTCACTGTTGttatttctggtgttgttgGATTTGTCACAGTTGTCATTTCTAACGTTGTTGCATTTGTCACTGTTATTTCTGGTGTTGATGTGTTCGTCACAGTTGttatttctggtgttgttgCGTTTGTTAAGGTTGTTATTTCTGGTGTTGTTACGTTTGTCACTGTAGTTATTTCGGGTGTTGTTGCATTAGTAACTGTTATTTCTGGCATTGTTTCATTTGTCACTGTTGttatttctggtgttgttgTGTTTATCACGGTTGttatttctggtgttgttgCGTTTGTTATGGTTGTTATTTCTGATGTTGTTGTACTTGTCACTGTTGTTATTTCTGGTGTTGATGCATTGGTCACAGTTGTTATTTCTGGTGTGTTTGTCACGGTTGttatttctggtgttgttgGATTTGTCACAGTTGTCATTTCTAACGTTGTTgcatttgtcacttttatttctggtgttgttgCGTTGGTCACAGTTGTTATTTCTGGTGTTGTGTTTGTCACGGTTGttatttctggtgttgttgCATTTGTCACTGTGGttatttctggtgttgttgCATTTGTCACGGTTGttatttctggtgttgttgCATTTGTCACTGTGGttatttctggtgttgttgCGTTTGTCACTGTTGttatttctggtgttgttgCATTAGTAACTGTTATTTCTGGTGTTGTTTCGTTTGTCACGGTTGTAATTTCTGGTGTTGTTGCATTTGTTATGGTTGTAATTTCTGGTGTTGTTGCATTTGTCATTGTTATTTCTGGCATTGTTACGTTTGTCACTGTTGttatttctggtgttgttgCGTTTGTTATGGTTGttatttctggtgttgttgCATTAGTCACTGttatttctggtgttgttgtgtttgtcaCTGTTGTTATTTCTTGTGTTGTTGCATTTGTCACAGTTGTCATTTCTAACGTTGTTGCTTTTGTCACTGTTATCTCTGGCATTGTTGCATTTGTCACAGTTGTCATTTCTGGTATTGTCGTGTTTGTCACTGTTGGTAATTCTGgtattgttgttgtgtttggcactgtcaaaaaagaaaatgaaatggtgACTTGAAATGTCAATGAAAATACAGATAATTGAAAATTTTGGTCAATAACATAATCTTCATACCAGGACACTCAGCGATTTCTGTGGAGCAATGAGAGGaatccaaaattattttttgagtaGTTTATGCACATCCCAGAAAGCAATGTTTTAAAACCTTACCTGTAATTGGCTGACAGTACTGGTGTACAAATGACTGTTCATAAATGCATGTACAGGTTTGACTGATGTCACTACTGCATGAATTGTAGCTGTTGCACATCTCACATGGCCAACCAAAGCCATCCTCACATTTGCATTCCAGGCCATAAGTGGAGTTTGGATGACAGACTGTTAAAGATATTTCGCCCAATTTTATCGTACAGTACGTTTATTTATTGGCATAAAATCTTGTTAAATATGTAATGTGTAACTTACCTGTTGTTATATTTAGTTCTATAACTTTTAAAGAAGATGTGAGGGTTACAGGGAAGCTTTCATTTTTGTGTGCTGCTCTGAATAAATCAACTATGTTTGGTGGCACACTGGCGACTGGGATGAACAATTCATGGAGCACATAAAGTTCCACTAGAATGCGAGAGAACGACATGCATTTCAGTGTTGATGCtaaaacatggaaatgttttacagattgaatttatttatgacTCATTAATACTGAACAGAACATTTCCATCCCAAATATTTTCCAACCtttcttaaaaaatactttttaggaCATGCATTAAGGTGTACGGTATGAGACAATTCCCTTACAATCAACGGCCAACACGTTTAAAAACAAGCTAATGGTGTTAATATTTATCCTTATACCCTTGCTGAGTCATCAGAACTGATGGATATAAGACAAACTTCATGAATATCAAACATGTGAGTGATCTTAGTAATAAAGACTTAGTAGCagtaaattgaattgaattgaatgcTATACCATCAGTTGCTGAAGGAGTTGATGTATTCAGATGGCCACTATGACTGCCATGTTTCCATGGCAGTCATAGTGGTAGGCATGACAGATGTTGTGGTTGGGGtggctgttgttgtggttgatgTAGTGGTTGGCATGACAATTAAAGTGGTTAGAATTAGTGTTGTAGTTGTTGACATCCTTGTCATTACTGGTAAATATTGCAGCGGTACAATTAATCCCATTTGTCTTTCAATTTTTgatttcttctttaaatgatcaaaacaatACCAATTAAAATTATTCTGTCTCACTTTGTCCTCTTATAACTTTCAGAATGCTATCCAAGACAGAGAAAAATGATCATGAATTTTGCATGTGGATATTGATGACACGTCGATTTGATCTACCAAGGTAAGTTTTCCCTAACCAACCAAGCTTTTTAGACCTCATACATTTGTATGTACAGCTAGACAAGATGGAAGCAGAAAAAACGGAAAGACGTAAACGTCTGAACATTACTGATAAAATAGAACACTGTCACTTTTACTGTACATGTGACACttataaaatgcttttatgtTACTTGTGCTAAAGTATTTAAGAAACACATATTTCACTTTGGTGGTTAAATCATTTAAGTCAACTGTAATCTTTTTGTCCTCCCCaaaaaaaggttaaagttcAATACTTTCATAAGCAGATCATAAGCTACAACCCAGAGCTATGTGTTTCCATACCTGGAGAAGTCGTGGGACACAAATCAATGTCTGCAAACCAAAACATAAATGCTCCAGTTAAAAATGATATAATtgcatctatttaaaaaaaaaaaaagaagcagaatcCTCTTATTTTAGTAATGCCTTAAACTTAGCAAGTAAGCAAATTAGCAAGCTTACTTGTGATTGGTTGACAGAACTCTTCATTGGAAAGAAGTCCATATTTGCATGTACAAGTTTGACTGCTGACATCTTTGCATGAATTGTTTCCATTGCACATGTCACACGGCCAAGAATAGCCATCCTCACATTCACACCTCAGTCCATCAGTAGCATTTGGAGAGCAGACTGGTGACATTTTAAAGGATAAAATCATCATTGTCATCAGCAGTAATGCTAACTTTACAAATTAGGCTTTGTTTGAACAGACTCTCTTACCTGTGGTCAAGTTTAATTCTATCACTTCTACAAACTGTGACAGTGTCAcaggaaatgtttcattttccaaagCTGCTCTTATCAAATCAAGGATATCGGGTGGAACGTTGGAGAACGGGAAGTGCAAATCAAGAACGATGCCAATGTCCTCTGATTCTGTTGAGGTGAACACAAGACAATTCATCGTTGTTTTCTTGTAATCATGCAAATTGTCATCCAGAGAAACATTTTAGCACTTGCATAAGAGATACTTGACCATTATTTACATATATTACTAAAAACCTGCTACAGCTCCCGGTCTGTGTCAAAATCAACAGTCTTTTTATCATAGCACATCTTACTCAATGGTGGGACAAAAGAGAGTTCCTAATGGTGCAATGCATAGCGTCTTACGTGGGTAATTATATTAGTGTACACATTGTCAGATTATGtgagcaaaatgtaaacactcGTCATTTCTTCTTACTTGACCTGGAAAAAACCTTGTAATCTGTTTCATACCATAAGGTGTTGGAGGAGACGATGTAGTTGACATGACGATTGATGtttctgtaattaaaaaaaagcaatcatcTCAAATCGGTTTCAAAGGTCTATCTATTATTTAAACAATTGGTTAAATTGCTTGCTTATTCTGAGTTCTCACTTTCCCATGGCTACACATTTGGtccttttggtgttttttccTGATATATTCAAAAATGGGAATTTCAGATCCAAGTCAGAGAAATTAATTGTTACCATAAGGTGGAGGAGACGATGTGGTTGTCAGGATGGTTgatgtttctgtaaaataaaaaaaaaaacatgtttcatgtgacaaaatgtaaacgTTTTCATATATGTAATTCTAAAATCCAGTTTTGTCAACCTTTTGATTAAATCACTTTGCCGTCAGAATGAAAGATTCCATTTTGTCTGACCATGCAACCTTACCTTTTCTGGTTCCtggctttcttttcttccagatttttcttttgaatcattgcttcaaaatattaaagtcaGTGTTCAAATCACTTTGTTGGCTACAGGTGTATTAAACTCAACACCTAGGCATGCAGACTTACCTGGTGAACTCCAACATGGTTTTAGTGGCTTTATATCAAAGAGAGAAATTAACGTATCTCCATCACAAAGTGACAGGCTGTGTATAATCACAGACTTGCCAGTGTCCTGCATTGTCACTTGATGTAAACCTGGCTTTCAGATTAGATCCAGAAACGTGCATACTGAACTTCATGGACGTCAATGATCAAACCTTCATTGCAATGCCAGGCATTGGGTGCAGTCAGCCACTGAACTCTGGAGCTGAGAGACATGCTTTCTGGTGTGAATCATGTTTTCCGGGTTTCCAATGAAACAAGCTGGGTTTGACAGCTGTAGGGAGAATCACACTTGCCTGACTGCATTGTGTCAAGTATACACTTTGCTGCAAACGGGATTATGCTACAGGTCTGTTTTATATCCGTAGGGCTTGCTCTTCTCACAATAAAAGGGCAATTAaggatgtttatttatttatttttttttaggaaaatggttttaaaaaatctaatgaacatactgtatatcctTAGTCCTTGTAAACAGCCGCCCAACAAGAGTTGGACCTGTTTTAGATGCAACATGGGGCTACAGGCCCAAAGTGTTTGGAACAAATATGGGAGGTTATTTAAGTTCTCATGTGTGTAAATACAAATG
Proteins encoded in this window:
- the LOC114158637 gene encoding adhesion G-protein coupled receptor F1-like, which produces MKRNDGATFTQSLTLTSKAAPQITVNPVRGTVQCGDSVSVSCSVNTGYQVQFKDLDLPTPGLEINYVYKAPDGCTEREETITCQVTTNPQDYKIITLELIKAVVCKADGVFSAGSVGFQAVASCEKGKMGTITAVCKADGTYGDIQNNCVLEVVQNLLSESEALDVVTLPAFLEDLKGATKNNSKTITDSPATISAMVKIFANIGRRANSLKITISEQSTKNLLESAGILTSDAAKGSWDELNNNNKSESSENKNASSSFLSAFEGIAAHVVNEPLSINTQYILFTKVNFTNNFKDDFNSSVEINIPEAEGSRQSIAVMLFASMDNVLPARESVNTSSSVINGRVVLIHPESDINNISIAFDVLNETLGKPKCVFWDFDLFDSLGGWSDEGCAFVLNENGTVRCNCNHTTSFSILMSPDSPQDIVLDFITYIGLGISMGSLIVCLIIEGIAWRKIRRHSTSYLRHVSIVNIAVSLLIADIWFIIGAAVSNTKSAPACTAATFFIHFFYLALFFWMLASALLLLYRTLSVFEGGLSKLTMLIIGFSLGYGAPLIIATITIASTAPSNEYIRENVVCWLNWNQSKALLAFVVPALMIVVINLIILVVVLYKILSRRGGANASQAEGKNVLYVIARSLAVLTPLFGLTWGLGVGVMLSPKNRGMQITFALFNSVQGFFILVFGTLLDKTVRSAMTKSQGSSSHSKTTSTSAGTLYSFFNKLKKPRRPTGGYHMSSRGSNT
- the LOC114158639 gene encoding location of vulva defective 1-like; this translates as MCNSYNSCSSDISQTCTCIYEQSFVHQYCQPITEIAECPVPNTTTIPELPTVTNTTIPEMTTVTNATMPEITVTKATTLEMTTVTNATTQEITTVTNTTTPEITVTNATTPEITTITNATTPEITTVTNVTMPEITMTNATTPEITTITNATTPEITTVTNETTPEITVTNATTPEITTVTNATTPEITTVTNATTPEITTVTNATTPEITTVTNATTPEITTVTNTTPEITTVTNATTPEIKVTNATTLEMTTVTNPTTPEITTVTNTPEITTVTNASTPEITTVTSTTTSEITTITNATTPEITT